A region from the Bacteroidales bacterium genome encodes:
- a CDS encoding TonB-dependent receptor translates to MKYLSLIILLTISLTALAQERLISGKVTDESGMGLPGVTVQLKGTSTGTTTDLDGKYKINLNAGILRFSYIGFVPQEITITNQSSINIVLLEETKQLNEVVIIGYGTQKKKDLTTAVSVVGEKEIRDRPLVSAAQALQGKAAGVQVTQPSGKPGSSLSVRVRGATSVLAGNEPLYVVDGLPTTDISGLSPTDIASMSVLKDASSAAIYGARAANGVVLITTKRGETNNQKVSFNTYYGVSKLRKTVEVLGTKDYRDLLEEISPGSYSPLWTKYTNWSEEVFGTGFNQSYQLSATGGSEKMKYFVSGGYLSEQGIVQPAKFDRYSFRINLDNDLNPWLKIGTNISILSLKSKDTPDNLSSGRGGVIMSALNTPPFLQIYKSDGSGWFDPNPFQPSWENPVAYMEGPDQEASDNKVFGSFNAEAKLYKDVFLKSRLGVDLNTHQWDYYLDPFRTSYGRKEHGIGTSSKGNSSSVLWENTLDYSLRSDNHTFTALIGSSIQKYAYKESYLSGSNFPEDVSIQTLWAANTITGGTSGQQWALASFFGRASYDYMGKYYLTGSIRRDGSSKLANPWGTMPSFSAGWRISSEKFMQGIDFIDDLKIRGGWGKTGNQEGIPNYTQYGLANFSRITLGPNDPLLGPAFYQYTYGNPDLRWETTSQTNIGIDLTAFNSRLVLNLDVYMKKTVDVLMNVQLPSYLPITTIQTNVGEIVNKGLELNISTVNIDKKIRWNSDFNISFNKNEVTALKYTDVYYFGRIYSNNSDVAIVKVGLPLGSFYGYISEGVDPLTGNLKYKDVNDNGIFDTGDRTVIGDAQPDFIFGFTNNISYKRFDLNIFFQGSYGNDIYNATRIDLEGMFDSKNQSTAVLRRWTTENTDTDIPKVGNMDNVRNSSRFIEDGSYVRLKSLTLSYKVFTPNEIKAFNKLSVYVTGQNLLTFTNYSGFDPEVNAYGNSATEMGIDYGTYPQSRSLIIGLNVEF, encoded by the coding sequence ATGAAATATTTATCACTGATAATTCTCCTGACCATTTCCCTCACAGCCCTGGCTCAGGAAAGGCTGATTTCCGGGAAGGTTACTGATGAAAGTGGCATGGGTCTGCCAGGTGTTACTGTTCAACTTAAAGGCACTTCAACCGGAACAACAACCGATCTGGATGGTAAATACAAAATCAACCTGAATGCAGGTATTTTACGATTCAGCTATATTGGGTTTGTGCCCCAGGAAATTACTATCACTAATCAATCAAGTATAAATATTGTATTGCTCGAAGAAACCAAACAATTAAATGAAGTGGTGATCATAGGTTATGGCACCCAGAAAAAAAAGGATTTAACAACCGCAGTTTCAGTTGTTGGTGAAAAAGAAATAAGGGACCGTCCATTGGTATCTGCAGCCCAGGCTTTGCAGGGAAAAGCAGCCGGTGTACAAGTGACACAACCATCAGGGAAACCAGGTTCCAGTTTGTCGGTTCGTGTTCGAGGAGCCACATCAGTTTTAGCCGGGAATGAACCGCTTTATGTGGTGGACGGCCTCCCAACCACAGATATCAGTGGATTAAGCCCAACTGATATTGCGTCTATGAGTGTTCTCAAAGATGCTTCTTCTGCAGCTATATATGGAGCAAGAGCTGCTAATGGGGTTGTCCTCATTACCACCAAGCGTGGTGAAACCAATAACCAAAAGGTTAGTTTCAACACTTATTATGGTGTCTCCAAATTAAGAAAAACAGTTGAAGTCCTTGGTACAAAAGACTATCGGGATTTACTGGAAGAAATTTCACCGGGAAGTTACAGCCCCCTCTGGACCAAATATACCAATTGGAGTGAAGAGGTCTTTGGAACTGGGTTTAACCAGTCCTATCAATTATCTGCTACCGGTGGCAGTGAAAAAATGAAGTATTTTGTTTCAGGTGGTTACCTTTCAGAACAGGGAATAGTACAACCTGCCAAATTCGATCGGTATTCATTTAGGATTAATCTTGATAATGATCTGAATCCCTGGTTGAAAATTGGAACCAATATCAGTATCTTAAGTCTGAAGTCGAAGGACACTCCTGATAATCTTAGCTCCGGCAGGGGTGGTGTAATTATGAGTGCCCTGAATACTCCTCCATTTTTGCAGATATACAAGAGTGATGGTAGCGGATGGTTTGACCCCAATCCCTTCCAACCTTCATGGGAAAACCCGGTAGCATATATGGAAGGCCCTGATCAGGAAGCCTCTGATAATAAGGTTTTTGGAAGTTTTAATGCTGAGGCCAAATTATACAAGGATGTGTTTCTTAAATCGCGTTTAGGTGTGGATCTGAATACTCACCAATGGGATTATTACCTGGATCCGTTCCGGACCAGCTATGGCCGCAAAGAGCATGGAATAGGAACATCCTCTAAAGGTAATAGCAGCTCCGTTCTTTGGGAAAACACCCTTGATTATTCTCTGCGTTCAGATAATCATACTTTCACTGCTCTAATTGGTAGTAGTATCCAAAAGTATGCATACAAAGAATCTTATCTCTCAGGAAGCAATTTCCCTGAAGATGTGTCGATTCAAACCTTATGGGCTGCCAATACGATTACAGGAGGTACTTCAGGACAGCAATGGGCGCTTGCTTCCTTTTTTGGAAGGGCATCCTATGATTATATGGGCAAATACTATCTTACTGGCAGCATTCGTCGTGATGGTTCTTCAAAACTAGCCAACCCCTGGGGAACGATGCCATCATTCTCAGCAGGATGGAGGATTTCATCTGAAAAATTCATGCAAGGCATTGATTTCATTGATGACCTAAAGATACGTGGAGGCTGGGGTAAAACCGGCAACCAGGAAGGAATCCCAAATTATACTCAGTATGGACTTGCCAATTTCTCAAGAATTACACTTGGACCCAATGACCCATTGCTAGGCCCGGCATTTTACCAGTATACCTATGGAAATCCCGATCTCAGATGGGAAACTACCTCTCAAACCAATATTGGCATCGACCTTACCGCATTTAACTCAAGACTTGTATTAAATCTTGATGTATATATGAAAAAAACAGTTGACGTGCTGATGAATGTTCAACTTCCATCCTACCTGCCTATTACAACAATTCAAACAAATGTCGGGGAAATTGTGAATAAAGGATTGGAATTAAATATTAGCACTGTCAACATCGACAAAAAGATCAGGTGGAACAGCGACTTTAATATTTCCTTCAACAAGAATGAAGTGACCGCATTAAAGTATACTGATGTCTACTATTTTGGGAGAATTTATAGCAATAATTCAGATGTTGCCATTGTAAAAGTTGGGTTACCACTGGGTTCCTTCTATGGTTACATTTCAGAAGGTGTTGATCCGTTAACTGGTAACCTGAAGTATAAAGATGTTAATGACAATGGCATTTTTGATACCGGCGACCGTACTGTAATTGGTGATGCCCAGCCTGATTTCATCTTTGGGTTCACAAACAATATCAGCTATAAGCGATTTGACCTCAATATCTTCTTCCAGGGAAGTTATGGAAATGATATCTATAATGCTACCCGAATTGATCTTGAAGGAATGTTCGATAGTAAAAACCAATCAACTGCTGTACTTCGTCGCTGGACTACGGAGAATACTGACACGGATATTCCTAAAGTTGGTAATATGGACAATGTACGCAATTCCTCCCGTTTTATTGAGGATGGTTCTTATGTAAGACTAAAGTCATTGACCCTATCCTATAAAGTCTTTACTCCTAATGAAATAAAAGCCTTTAACAAACTATCGGTTTATGTTACCGGTCAGAACCTGCTGACATTCACAAATTACAGTGGATTTGATCCTGAAGTAAATGCTTACGGAAATAGTGCTACAGAAATGGGAATAGATTATGGGACCTATCCTCAATCCCGGTCATTGATTATTGGTCTTAACGTTGAATTCTAA
- a CDS encoding RagB/SusD family nutrient uptake outer membrane protein, whose product MKKYIYLLIVIPVMALQLTSCDKFLDLNPQNDKIIVNNEDSTYFTSAGDVESALQGVYGDLRNEYFELDYFVNGDAQSDDAYAGADNPANFQIDDYNIDALNTNVSRDWGYLYAAIGKANAVINNIEDVTDPELTESRKNEIIGEASFLRAFMYFQLVQLWGDVPLQLQEIKTISAELLPEIYPIMFPARDPKEEVYAQIIKDLEVAVSSAKITAQDKGYVTRGAVNTLLAKVYATVEPHDWNKVLKYCNDVISGGYSLLPEYDQLWDNSIENSSESIFEINYAGTSSSGNWGASMFMGLDWKKFNIPSNDLVKAFNDEGDVIRKNSSITFMDVTGSWTDQHWPQTNYPFAYKYRAYTSPSPQNYIFFRLADVILLKAEALNETGDTPGAAALVNQIRSRVDLPNTTASTQDAMRLAIEKERRLELAFEGHRWFDLKRTGRAIAVLNAVSEFGGVNMSYNLNENRLLWPIPQSELDKNTKLIQNPGY is encoded by the coding sequence ATGAAAAAATATATATACCTACTGATTGTAATTCCTGTAATGGCCTTACAATTAACTTCTTGCGATAAATTTCTGGATCTCAATCCTCAGAATGATAAAATCATTGTGAATAATGAAGATTCAACTTATTTCACTTCAGCAGGGGATGTTGAATCAGCCCTTCAGGGAGTATATGGGGATTTGCGAAATGAGTATTTCGAACTCGATTATTTTGTGAATGGTGATGCTCAAAGTGATGATGCTTATGCCGGTGCAGATAATCCTGCAAATTTCCAGATCGATGATTACAATATTGATGCCTTGAACACCAATGTTAGTCGTGACTGGGGTTACTTGTATGCAGCTATTGGGAAAGCCAATGCAGTAATAAATAACATTGAGGATGTTACAGATCCGGAACTTACCGAGTCCAGGAAGAATGAGATCATCGGTGAAGCTTCATTCCTTCGGGCATTCATGTATTTTCAGTTAGTGCAGCTTTGGGGCGATGTCCCTTTGCAGCTTCAGGAAATCAAAACAATCAGTGCCGAGCTATTACCTGAAATATACCCTATCATGTTCCCTGCGCGTGACCCTAAGGAAGAGGTTTATGCCCAGATTATCAAGGATCTGGAAGTAGCCGTATCATCTGCCAAAATTACAGCCCAGGATAAAGGTTATGTTACCAGGGGGGCCGTAAATACTTTGTTAGCCAAAGTATATGCCACCGTTGAACCTCATGACTGGAATAAAGTGCTGAAATATTGTAATGATGTAATTTCCGGCGGCTATTCACTCCTCCCTGAATATGATCAACTATGGGATAATAGCATTGAAAACTCTTCAGAATCAATCTTTGAAATCAATTATGCAGGCACCAGCAGCAGTGGCAACTGGGGAGCCAGTATGTTTATGGGACTGGACTGGAAAAAGTTTAATATTCCCTCCAATGACCTCGTGAAAGCCTTTAATGACGAAGGTGATGTGATCAGGAAGAATTCTTCTATAACATTCATGGATGTAACCGGTTCATGGACCGATCAGCATTGGCCACAAACCAATTATCCTTTTGCCTATAAATACAGGGCCTATACCTCTCCCAGTCCACAGAACTACATTTTCTTCAGACTGGCAGATGTCATTTTATTGAAAGCTGAAGCCCTCAATGAAACCGGCGATACTCCGGGTGCTGCTGCACTTGTTAATCAAATCCGGTCCAGGGTTGATCTTCCAAATACTACAGCCTCCACACAGGATGCAATGCGACTGGCGATTGAAAAGGAAAGAAGATTAGAGCTGGCTTTCGAAGGACATCGCTGGTTTGACCTAAAGCGCACCGGCCGGGCTATCGCTGTTCTCAATGCAGTATCAGAGTTCGGTGGCGTTAATATGAGCTATAACCTGAACGAAAACAGGTTATTGTGGCCTATCCCACAATCGGAACTTGATAAAAATACTAAACTGATTCAAAATCCGGGATACTAA
- a CDS encoding carbohydrate-binding protein, whose amino-acid sequence MTTSFVSFEIKQALRSAGILVFLLIINVLSAQNLKTSGKKIVDEAGNEVILRGMGLGGWMLMEGYMMETSSFANPQREIKAKIQSLIGPQNTENFYKTWHQNHCTKTDIDSLASWGFNSVRLPMHYNLYTLPIEAEPVAGENTWLEEGFTLTDSLLKWCSENQIYLILDLHAAPGGQGKDMAISDYDPAKPSLWESEANKQKTIALWRKLAERYANEPWMGGYDLINETNWNFTAGANQNGCSESSNVPLRQLLVAITQAIREVDQQHMIIIEGNCWANNYNGLLPPWDNNMVASFHKYWSTNDQNSIQGMINIRNTHNIPLWLGESGENSNHWFTDAIQLCEKNSIGWCWWPMKKVSSVVNPLTIPKNSDYQVLLDYWQNGGATPGTEFAKNAMMQLAENSKIENCIFRKDIIDAMFRQVNDASAKPYANHHIPGLIHFSDFDMGKNGVAYKDKEFADYHVSSGTYTSWNNGWVYRNDGVDVETCFDSDPQSNDYNVGWTEDTEWIQYTVQIDSSAAYNMDLRYASSSLATPRIRIKSNGSDISGTLMLTSTGGNQTWKTLQAGDLILYKGINQLQVYIDKGGANLGYMRFSLSKKIEDVPLRSLSAETYQETQDIYLTLNKSINPATISSTGFEGNVNGQTVSVSSVKINSLNPQQLIIRLSEELMDGDNIKLNYSGSGIMALDESLLATFTDLQVINNLPVHLAVPGKIEAEAFSYNRGLQLETTTDAGGGQNIGYTNTGDFLDYKIRVSKSGTYTLDARVACQSSAGILEFQQLDKSGTLLNSATLDVPVTGGWQTWATHSVIMNLNEGMGILRVKIMKPEFNINWYRFTKIAEEDTVVNPNKNIRIFPNPLNKNENKLKIEMPESKGNDKTLSIMSLNGALLRQETLESADENYTIMLNTLSSGLYILELTNGNETWRSKLTIL is encoded by the coding sequence ATGACAACATCCTTTGTTTCCTTCGAAATAAAACAAGCATTAAGATCAGCAGGGATCCTCGTATTCCTGCTGATAATTAATGTTTTGAGTGCTCAAAACCTCAAAACCAGTGGTAAAAAAATTGTTGATGAAGCCGGCAATGAGGTAATCCTTCGGGGTATGGGATTAGGTGGCTGGATGCTCATGGAAGGTTACATGATGGAAACCAGCAGTTTCGCAAATCCACAAAGAGAGATCAAAGCAAAAATTCAGAGCCTGATAGGCCCTCAGAATACTGAAAATTTTTATAAAACCTGGCATCAGAATCATTGTACTAAAACAGATATCGATTCTTTAGCTTCCTGGGGTTTCAACTCCGTCAGGCTCCCAATGCATTATAACCTTTATACTCTTCCCATTGAAGCAGAACCCGTTGCCGGTGAGAATACCTGGCTGGAAGAAGGTTTTACCCTTACTGACAGTCTTCTGAAATGGTGCTCGGAGAACCAGATTTACCTTATTCTTGATTTGCATGCAGCACCCGGAGGCCAGGGCAAGGATATGGCAATTTCAGATTATGACCCGGCTAAACCTTCTCTTTGGGAGAGTGAAGCCAATAAACAGAAAACCATCGCACTTTGGAGAAAACTGGCTGAAAGATATGCTAATGAACCATGGATGGGTGGCTATGACCTTATCAATGAAACGAACTGGAACTTCACAGCTGGAGCTAATCAAAACGGATGTTCTGAATCCAGCAATGTTCCTCTTCGTCAACTACTGGTAGCAATTACACAGGCCATTCGCGAGGTTGATCAGCAGCACATGATCATCATAGAGGGAAATTGCTGGGCAAATAATTATAATGGACTGCTCCCTCCCTGGGATAACAATATGGTTGCCAGCTTCCACAAGTATTGGTCAACCAACGATCAGAATTCTATCCAGGGAATGATCAATATCCGGAATACCCATAACATACCTCTTTGGCTTGGAGAATCCGGTGAAAATTCAAATCATTGGTTTACTGATGCTATTCAGTTGTGTGAAAAAAACTCAATTGGATGGTGCTGGTGGCCGATGAAAAAGGTCAGTTCAGTAGTAAATCCCCTTACAATACCAAAGAACAGTGATTACCAGGTTTTACTGGATTATTGGCAAAACGGGGGTGCCACACCGGGTACCGAATTTGCTAAAAATGCCATGATGCAACTGGCTGAAAATTCTAAAATTGAAAACTGCATCTTCAGGAAAGATATTATTGATGCAATGTTCCGACAGGTTAATGATGCATCAGCCAAACCATATGCCAATCATCATATCCCCGGACTCATCCATTTCTCCGATTTTGATATGGGCAAAAATGGTGTTGCTTATAAAGATAAAGAGTTCGCAGATTATCATGTAAGTTCCGGCACCTATACCTCCTGGAATAATGGATGGGTGTATAGAAATGATGGAGTGGATGTTGAAACCTGTTTCGATTCCGATCCACAGTCCAATGATTACAATGTGGGCTGGACAGAGGATACTGAGTGGATTCAATACACAGTTCAAATCGACTCCTCGGCTGCCTATAATATGGATCTCAGATATGCTTCTTCTTCTTTGGCAACTCCAAGGATCCGAATAAAAAGCAATGGAAGTGATATCTCCGGAACCCTTATGCTAACTTCAACAGGTGGAAATCAAACATGGAAGACCTTACAGGCAGGAGACCTGATACTATATAAAGGTATTAATCAACTCCAGGTATACATTGATAAAGGAGGAGCCAATTTGGGATATATGAGGTTTTCTCTGTCAAAAAAGATTGAAGATGTTCCCCTTCGCTCCTTATCCGCTGAAACATACCAGGAAACACAAGACATTTATCTTACCCTCAACAAATCAATTAATCCTGCAACTATCAGTAGTACCGGTTTCGAGGGCAATGTGAATGGCCAGACTGTATCCGTCAGTTCGGTAAAAATCAATAGCCTCAACCCTCAACAGTTAATTATTCGTTTATCTGAAGAATTAATGGATGGGGATAATATCAAGTTGAATTATTCCGGTTCCGGGATTATGGCCTTAGATGAATCCCTTTTAGCAACTTTTACTGATCTGCAGGTAATCAATAATCTTCCTGTTCACTTGGCTGTTCCGGGAAAAATTGAAGCAGAAGCATTCAGTTATAACCGGGGATTACAGCTTGAAACCACAACAGATGCAGGGGGCGGACAAAACATCGGATATACAAATACCGGGGACTTCCTCGATTACAAAATCCGGGTTTCAAAAAGCGGCACCTATACCCTTGATGCCCGTGTTGCTTGTCAAAGTTCGGCTGGCATTCTTGAGTTCCAGCAACTTGATAAAAGCGGAACACTACTGAATTCTGCAACACTGGATGTTCCTGTTACAGGAGGCTGGCAAACCTGGGCTACCCATTCTGTTATAATGAACCTGAATGAAGGAATGGGAATCCTCCGGGTAAAAATTATGAAACCTGAATTCAATATCAATTGGTACAGGTTTACAAAGATTGCAGAAGAAGATACAGTAGTAAACCCGAATAAGAACATCCGGATATTCCCTAATCCTCTGAATAAAAATGAGAATAAGCTGAAAATCGAGATGCCAGAATCCAAAGGGAATGATAAAACCCTTTCTATTATGTCATTAAATGGAGCCCTGCTGAGGCAAGAAACCCTGGAAAGTGCCGATGAAAATTATACCATCATGTTGAATACTCTTTCTTCCGGACTATACATCCTTGAACTTACAAATGGAAACGAAACCTGGCGTTCAAAACTCACAATTCTATAG
- a CDS encoding family 16 glycosylhydrolase: protein MKNIALILSALLIGGVLFLSCKKESEAPPVIPKLVAEDVVVTEGNIDGKKAIITVDLSEATTVDVSLNWSTEDATAKAGEDFVAVTDQPLIFLAGEVSKVIEISILSDTYLELDGAFVVKFSNLQNTTMLIPQVKVTIEDDDNYVPLQDADGYITPDNYPGMSLIWSDEFDDATLNTTSWNYEIGGGGWGNNELEIYTDLPANSNLQNGFLTITALKNPYNGNYTSARLTTKGKEEFTYGRIDIRAKMPIGQGIWPALWMLGGNISSVGWPACGEIDIMEYLGHESDKVHGTIHYNDGGHKYIGGSYKVNQSENYHDKFHVFTILWQENSIEWFVDYKRYYTVTPSTIKYDAFRLPQFFIFNVAVGGNWPGSPNASTVFPQSMIVDYVRVFQ, encoded by the coding sequence ATGAAAAACATAGCTCTAATATTATCAGCCCTTCTGATTGGAGGAGTATTATTTCTTTCCTGTAAGAAAGAATCAGAAGCACCCCCTGTAATCCCTAAACTTGTTGCTGAAGATGTTGTAGTGACAGAAGGCAATATCGACGGGAAAAAGGCTATAATTACTGTAGACCTGTCAGAAGCTACTACCGTTGATGTATCTCTCAATTGGTCAACAGAGGATGCAACTGCCAAAGCAGGAGAGGATTTTGTTGCAGTTACTGATCAACCACTCATCTTTTTAGCTGGTGAAGTTTCCAAAGTAATTGAAATTAGCATTCTTTCAGATACCTATCTTGAATTAGATGGTGCTTTTGTGGTCAAATTCAGCAATTTACAGAATACAACAATGCTGATTCCCCAGGTTAAGGTTACCATTGAGGACGACGATAATTATGTACCACTTCAGGATGCAGATGGGTATATTACACCTGATAATTACCCCGGGATGAGCCTGATCTGGAGTGATGAATTTGATGATGCTACATTAAATACAACCTCCTGGAACTATGAAATTGGTGGCGGTGGCTGGGGGAATAATGAGTTGGAGATTTATACCGATTTACCTGCTAATTCGAATCTACAGAATGGTTTTCTGACTATTACGGCTTTGAAGAATCCTTATAATGGAAATTACACATCTGCTAGACTTACCACTAAAGGGAAAGAAGAATTCACGTATGGAAGGATTGATATACGTGCCAAAATGCCAATCGGACAAGGGATCTGGCCTGCATTATGGATGCTGGGCGGGAATATCTCCAGTGTTGGCTGGCCAGCTTGCGGGGAAATTGATATTATGGAATACCTTGGACATGAATCAGATAAAGTACATGGTACCATCCATTACAATGATGGCGGGCATAAATATATCGGAGGCTCCTACAAGGTAAACCAGAGTGAAAACTATCATGATAAGTTTCATGTATTTACCATCTTATGGCAGGAAAATTCAATTGAATGGTTTGTTGACTATAAACGTTATTATACCGTGACACCTTCAACAATAAAATATGATGCATTTCGCTTGCCTCAGTTTTTCATCTTCAATGTAGCTGTTGGGGGAAACTGGCCCGGAAGTCCAAATGCTTCCACAGTATTTCCTCAATCGATGATCGTCGATTATGTCAGGGTATTTCAATAG
- a CDS encoding glycoside hydrolase family 30 protein, translated as MKKNFSIYLFMSALVLFLGCKSGSQEGNNGATSSTMKTAEIYVTAPADSLRLTLMPQLSFEELKQPSEHVPTIMLDPNKSFQTIVGIGGALTDASAETFYKLPKAKQDELIQAYFSVDKGIGYSLCRTHINSCDFSSESYAYANAGDKELKSFNIDHDKKFRIPLIKAALDKAGAELQMFASPWSPPAWMKDNNNMLKGGKLKEEYYQSWADYYIRFMEFYKKEGIDFWGLSVQNEPMAVQTWESCIYTAEEERDFVKNFLGPTIRKSPLRDTKIVIWDHNRGLMYQRAKVMYDDKDAAKYVWGTGFHWYTGDHFENVKLHAEAFPDKAMLFTEGCVYPFNYDSIFEWHWGETYGRSMIHDFNNGAAGWIDWNILLDETGGPNHVQNFCFAPVIGNTKTGELHYMNSFYYLGHFSKFVRPEAKRIICSSNDDALLATAFVNTDGSIVSVIQNETAAEKEFYVWLDGKAVKAKSPAHSIITVVLK; from the coding sequence ATGAAGAAGAATTTCAGCATTTATTTATTCATGTCAGCCCTGGTGCTTTTCCTGGGTTGTAAATCAGGAAGCCAGGAAGGCAATAACGGTGCCACTTCCTCAACAATGAAAACTGCCGAGATTTATGTAACGGCTCCTGCTGATTCATTGCGTCTGACACTCATGCCTCAGCTATCATTTGAAGAGCTGAAACAACCTTCGGAACATGTTCCAACAATAATGCTGGATCCGAATAAGTCGTTCCAGACCATCGTAGGCATTGGTGGAGCCCTTACTGATGCTTCAGCCGAAACCTTTTACAAGCTTCCAAAAGCAAAACAGGATGAATTGATTCAGGCTTACTTCTCTGTAGATAAAGGAATCGGATATTCACTCTGCAGGACTCATATCAATAGTTGTGACTTCTCCAGTGAGAGTTATGCTTATGCAAATGCAGGTGACAAAGAGCTCAAATCCTTTAATATCGACCATGATAAGAAATTCAGGATCCCATTAATAAAAGCCGCTTTGGATAAAGCAGGAGCAGAACTGCAAATGTTTGCTTCTCCATGGAGCCCCCCGGCCTGGATGAAGGATAATAATAATATGTTAAAGGGTGGCAAGTTAAAAGAAGAATATTACCAAAGCTGGGCGGATTACTATATCCGCTTTATGGAATTCTATAAAAAAGAGGGAATAGATTTTTGGGGATTATCTGTTCAGAATGAACCGATGGCCGTTCAAACCTGGGAATCCTGTATTTATACCGCTGAAGAAGAGCGTGATTTTGTGAAAAATTTCCTCGGCCCAACCATCAGAAAGTCTCCTTTGAGGGATACAAAGATCGTCATCTGGGATCATAACCGTGGGCTTATGTATCAAAGGGCAAAGGTGATGTATGACGATAAGGATGCTGCCAAATATGTTTGGGGAACCGGGTTCCATTGGTATACCGGCGATCATTTCGAAAATGTAAAGTTGCATGCTGAAGCTTTCCCCGATAAGGCAATGCTATTTACTGAAGGATGCGTTTATCCTTTTAATTACGATAGCATTTTTGAATGGCATTGGGGTGAAACCTATGGCCGGTCAATGATTCATGATTTCAATAATGGTGCTGCCGGTTGGATTGACTGGAACATACTTCTGGATGAAACCGGTGGGCCAAATCATGTGCAGAACTTCTGTTTTGCCCCTGTGATTGGAAATACCAAAACCGGAGAGTTACATTACATGAATTCCTTTTACTATCTGGGCCATTTTTCGAAATTTGTCCGCCCCGAGGCTAAGCGAATCATTTGTTCATCAAATGACGATGCCTTACTGGCCACTGCCTTTGTGAATACTGATGGAAGCATTGTTTCTGTAATCCAGAATGAAACGGCTGCAGAAAAGGAGTTTTATGTATGGTTGGATGGAAAAGCCGTGAAAGCTAAAAGCCCGGCCCATTCGATAATTACGGTTGTACTGAAATAA
- a CDS encoding pirin family protein, with protein sequence MTTQNKLPIRSIDRIIAPPAPHMVGDGFRVHNFIPGAIPGGMERTNPFIMLDYGSKHYFPPSEKPRGVGVHPHRGFETVTIAYQGKVAHHDSAGNSGIIGEGEVQWMTAASGILHKEYHEEEFSRMGGNFQMVQLWVNLPAAHKMSPPKYQAITKEMISRHELPGKAGSVEVISGEYGEVKGPATTFTPVHLMNANLKAEGEAIFSFPQHYLTALLVIEGEIIVNEQKLAEENRFVLMANDGNEFSLRAISPSIVLVMSAEPINEPIAAYGPFVMNTRDELIQAYADVEAGKFGFLSE encoded by the coding sequence ATGACAACGCAGAATAAACTTCCAATCCGTTCCATCGACCGGATTATAGCTCCTCCGGCACCCCATATGGTTGGGGATGGTTTCAGGGTGCACAATTTTATTCCGGGTGCCATTCCCGGTGGGATGGAGAGAACCAATCCTTTCATTATGCTTGATTATGGATCGAAGCATTATTTTCCACCCAGCGAAAAACCCCGGGGTGTTGGTGTACATCCTCACAGGGGTTTCGAAACCGTTACCATTGCTTACCAGGGTAAGGTCGCTCACCATGATAGTGCCGGCAATAGCGGTATTATCGGGGAAGGAGAGGTTCAGTGGATGACTGCTGCATCGGGAATATTACATAAGGAATACCATGAAGAGGAGTTCAGCCGGATGGGTGGTAATTTCCAGATGGTGCAATTATGGGTAAACCTGCCTGCAGCACATAAAATGTCACCACCTAAATACCAGGCTATTACGAAAGAGATGATAAGCCGGCATGAGTTGCCGGGTAAAGCAGGATCTGTGGAAGTGATTTCCGGAGAGTATGGAGAGGTCAAAGGACCGGCAACTACTTTTACCCCGGTTCACCTGATGAATGCAAATCTCAAGGCTGAAGGAGAAGCCATATTTTCATTTCCGCAGCATTATCTTACAGCTTTGCTTGTTATCGAAGGAGAGATCATCGTTAACGAACAAAAACTTGCTGAAGAGAACAGATTCGTCCTGATGGCAAATGATGGTAATGAATTCTCCCTTCGGGCTATTTCACCTTCAATCGTTCTGGTAATGAGTGCCGAACCGATTAATGAACCCATTGCTGCTTATGGGCCGTTTGTGATGAATACCCGCGATGAATTGATTCAGGCTTATGCAGATGTGGAAGCTGGTAAATTTGGTTTTCTGAGTGAGTAA